In Sphaeramia orbicularis chromosome 3, fSphaOr1.1, whole genome shotgun sequence, a genomic segment contains:
- the rab27a gene encoding ras-related protein Rab-27A yields the protein MSDGEYDYLIKFLALGDSGVGKTSFLYQYTDGKFNSKFITTVGIDFREKRVIYKSTGPDGSSGKGQKIHMQLWDTAGQERFRSLTTAFFRDAMGFLLLFDLTNEQSFLNVRNWMSQLQIHAYCENPDIVLCGNKCDLSDQRAVSEEEARELADKYGIPYFETSAANGQHVSQAVDVLLDLIMKRMERCVDKSWIPDGTVRANGPTNTDLSEGSERSKCAC from the exons ATGTCTGATGGGGAGTATGATTACCTCATCAAATTCCTAGCCCTTGGTGACTCTGGTGTGGGAAAAACAAGCTTCCTCTACCAGTACACAGATGGCAAATTCAACTCCAAGTTCATCACTACAGTTGGAATTGACTTCAGAGAAAAGAGAGTG ATTTACAAATCAACGGGTCCGGATGGATCTTCAGGTAAAGGTCAGAAGATCCACATGCAGCTGTGGGACACTGCAGGGCAGGAGAG GTTTCGGAGTTTGACAACTGCCTTCTTTCGGGATGCGATGGgcttcctcctcctgtttgacCTCACGAACGAACAGAGCTTCCTTAATGTCAGAAACTGGATGA GTCAGCTACAGATTCATGCATACTGCGAAAATCCAGACATTGTTCTGTGTGGCAACAAGTGTGACCTGTCGGATCAGAGGGCCGTCAGTGAAGAAGAAGCTCGTGAGTTGGCAGATAAGTATGG AATCCCGTACTTTGAGACAAGTGCTGCAAACGGGCAGCATGTCAGCCAGGCTGTGGACGTCCTACTGGACCTCATCATGAAGAGGATGGAACGGTGTGTTGACAAGTCCTGGATCCCCGACGGGACCGTCCGAGCGAATGGTCCCACAAACACAGACCTCTCAGAAGGCTCAGAGAGGAGCAAATGTGCATGTTAA
- the pigb gene encoding LOW QUALITY PROTEIN: GPI alpha-1,2-mannosyltransferase 3 (The sequence of the model RefSeq protein was modified relative to this genomic sequence to represent the inferred CDS: inserted 1 base in 1 codon), which produces MENIRSRLKFGNKEEDVKLRTRKSQLYAKEEQRLFEHGVLGLRVALLTVAFRLINCFLVQTSFVPDEYWQSLEVSHHMVFNYGHLTWEWKTGIRGFSYPLLFAIIYKILQCMNYDSIYLLIWLPRVIQALLAAFADVKFFYLMRTLENHDIAKWTFFCHLSSWFTWFCCTRTLTNSMETTITSLALFYYPLPGSKTQSSCRYLTLVALAVIVRPTALIVWFPLILYHFWQEDDKLRLITHRYIPIGTLAVVISTVIDCIFYGKWTMVQFNFLKFNIIHGVADFYGSHPWHWYFTQGFMVVIGPHLPFFLHGCTLALKKYKXLLVAIVWTVVVYSLLPHKEFRFIYPVLPFCMVFCGISLASLKAWQQAAAFLLLVSNLFPALYTGLVHQRGTLDVMNHIQTLCDVNSSSITTQPDVLFLMPCHSTPYYSHIHCPIKMRFLECRPDLGQEDYVDEADIFYRDPLLWLRTLFPYKSSLPTHLLLFDVLEQEISVFLQGNKYVRTAEIFHTHFPEGRVGGSIFIYERH; this is translated from the exons ATGGAGAACATCCGATCACGGCTGAAGTTTGGGAATAAGGAGGAAGATGTGAAACTGCGGACACGAAAATCTCAGCTTTACGCTAAAGAAGAGCAGCGTCTGTTTGAGCATG GTGTCCTGGGACTCAGAGTGGCCCTGCTCACTGTGGCCTTCAGACTCATCAACTGCTTCCTGGTTCAGACCAGCTTCGTCCCTGATGAGTACTGGCAGTCTCTGGAGGTGTCCCATCATATGGTCTTCAA TTATGGGCATCTGACCTGGGAGTGGAAGACAGGAATAAGAGGGTTTTCTTATCCACTTCTGTTTGCCATTATATACAAGATATTGCAATGCATGAACTATGACTCCATTTATCTACTG ATATGGCTTCCACGAGTCATTCAAGCGCTCCTGGCTGCGTTTGCAGATGTAAAATTCTTCTACCTCATGCGAACTTTGGAAAATCATGATATTGCAAAATGGACG TTCTTCTGTCATCTGAGCTCCTGGTTCACCTGGTTTTGCTGCACCAGGACTCTGACCAACAGCATGGAGACCACCATCACCAGTCTGGCTCTCTTTTACTACCCCCTGCCAGGGTCCAAAACACAAAGCAG CTGCAGATATCTGACCCTGGTGGCGTTGGCGGTCATCGTTCGGCCGACGGCTCTGATTGTCTGGTTTCCTCTGATTCTCTACCACTTCTGGCAGGaagatgataaactgagactCATCACTCATCGCTACATTCCTATAGG GACTTTGGCTGTTGTGATTTCAACGGTGATTGACTGTATATTTTATGGGAAG TGGACCATGGTGCAGTTCAACTTCCTGAAGTTTAATATCATCCATGGTGTGGCTGATTTCTACGGCTCTCACCCCTGGCACTGGTACTTCACCCAGGGCTTCATGGTGGTCATCGGCCCTCATCTGCCTTTCTTCCTTCACGGTTGCACCCTCgccttaaaaaaataca tcctGCTGGTGGCTATTGTCTGGACAGTTGTAGTGTACAG CTTGCTCCCTCATAAGGAGTTCAGATTCATTTATCCCGTGCTGCCGTTCTGTATGGTCTTCTGTG GCATATCTTTGGCCAGTTTGAAGGCCTGGCAACAAGCTGCTGCATTCTTATTGTTAGTATCGAATCTGTTTCCTGCCTTATACACCGGCCTCGTTCACCAGCGAGGCACCCTCGACGTCATGAACCACATCCAGACACTATGTGACGTCAACAGCTCCTCCATTACAACACAACCAGACGTCCTCTTCCTCATGCCCTGCCACTCAACGCCCTATTacag CCACATCCATTGCCCAATAAAGATGAGGTTTCTGGAGTGTCGTCCGGATCTGGGACAGGAGGATTATGTCGATGAAGCCGACATATTTTACCGCGACCCTCTTCTCTGGCTCAGGACTTTGTTTCCGTACAAGTCATCTCTACCCACACACCTGCTTCTGTTTGATGTTTTAGAACAG GAAATCTCTGTGTTTCTACAAGGGAATAAATATGTGAGAACAGCAGAGATATTTCACACTCATTTTCCTGAGGGAAGAGTTGGAGGAAGCATCTTTATTTATGAAAGGCACTGA